A single region of the Pseudomonas granadensis genome encodes:
- a CDS encoding DNA polymerase III subunit chi: MDTPKPQQKSAHLLDDLESIRQLLGDDNLQPPLLTDTVDEGEQEQIPMLFDPVGNEPPAVAPPAAPAPTATAQPAAPVDKGPDALLHLDSELRAAAQLIMQDVIDDFAPHIETEIKRRLDARMERLLAAAASGKT, from the coding sequence ATGGACACTCCGAAACCGCAACAGAAGTCCGCACACCTGCTGGACGATCTCGAATCGATCCGCCAGTTGCTCGGCGATGACAACCTGCAACCGCCCTTGCTGACCGATACGGTCGACGAAGGCGAACAGGAACAGATTCCGATGCTGTTCGACCCGGTCGGCAACGAGCCGCCCGCCGTCGCACCGCCCGCCGCACCCGCGCCGACAGCCACTGCACAACCGGCTGCACCGGTCGACAAAGGCCCGGACGCCCTGCTGCATCTGGACAGCGAACTGCGCGCCGCCGCGCAATTGATCATGCAAGACGTGATCGACGACTTCGCCCCGCACATCGAAACCGAGATCAAACGTCGTCTCGATGCGCGAATGGAGCGGCTGCTCGCCGCAGCTG
- a CDS encoding DNA polymerase III subunit chi, whose translation MTKVDFYILPSADPSARLDFACKLTEKAWRMGHRIYLHCSNAAQRDDLDARLWAFKGESFVPHGPADSEPEGLIVLGLGEDCGQHQDLLVNLDLKVPGFANKFARVAEVVVEDPTIRAAARESFRFYREQGYSLQDHRLQRL comes from the coding sequence TATCCTGCCCAGCGCCGATCCTTCGGCTCGCCTGGACTTTGCCTGCAAGCTCACCGAGAAAGCCTGGCGCATGGGCCACCGCATCTACCTGCATTGCAGCAATGCCGCCCAGCGTGACGATCTCGATGCGCGCCTGTGGGCGTTCAAGGGCGAAAGCTTCGTGCCGCACGGCCCGGCAGACAGCGAACCGGAAGGTTTGATCGTACTGGGCCTGGGTGAGGATTGCGGTCAGCATCAGGATTTGCTGGTCAATCTCGACCTGAAAGTCCCGGGCTTCGCCAACAAATTCGCCCGTGTGGCGGAAGTGGTGGTCGAAGACCCGACGATTCGAGCGGCCGCGCGGGAGAGTTTCCGCTTCTACCGCGAACAGGGCTATTCTCTGCAAGACCACCGTTTACAGCGACTCTGA